In one window of Ovis aries strain OAR_USU_Benz2616 breed Rambouillet chromosome 5, ARS-UI_Ramb_v3.0, whole genome shotgun sequence DNA:
- the LOC101118951 gene encoding olfactory receptor 10H1-like, which translates to MAAILKLNYTSVTEFILIGFSTFPHLQLMFFLLFLLMYLFTLLGNLLIMVTVWREHSLHTPMYLFLCALSISEVLYTFAIIPRMLADLLSTDRSISFRACASQMFFSFTPGFTHSFLLTVMGYDRYVAICHPLRYNVLMSPQGCACLVVWSWAGGLVVGLVVTSSIFQLTFCGSNEIHYFGCHVPPLLKLACGTEVQIVAKGVGLVCIAALLGCGLLILLSYAFIVAAILRIPSAEGRHKAFSTCASHLTVVVVHYGFASVIYLKPKGPQSLEGDTLMGITYTVLTPFLSPIIFSLRNKELKIAMKKTFLSKLYPSSV; encoded by the coding sequence ATGGCTGCCATTCTGAAGCTAAATTACACCTCAGTGACTGAATTCATCCTCATCGGCTTCTCCACCTTCCCCCACCTTCAGCTGATGTTCTTCCTGCTCTTCCTGCTGATGTACCTGTTCACGCTGCTGGGGAACCTGTTAATCATGGTCACCGTCTGGAGGGAGCACagcctccacacccccatgtacctCTTCCTGTGCGCCCTCTCCATCTCCGAGGTCCTCTACACCTTCGCCATCATCCCGCGCATGCTGGCCGACCTGCTCTCCACCGACCGCTCCATCTCCTTCAGGGCCTGTGCCAGCCAGATGTTCTTCTCCTTCACGCCCGGCTTCACCCACTCCTTCCTGCTCACCGTCATGGGCTACgaccgctacgtggccatctgccacccccTGCGCTACAACGTGCTCATGAGCCCCCAGGGCTGCGCCTGCCTGGTGGTCTGGTCCTGGGCTGGAGGCTTAGTTGTTGGGCTAGTGGTGACATCTTCCATTTTCCAACTCACTTTCTGTGGGTCTAATGAGATTCACTATTTTGGCTGCCATGTGCCACCTCTTCTGAAGTTGGCCTGTGGAACTGAAGTGCAAATAGTCGCCAAGGGCGTGGGCCTGGTGTGTATCGCCGCCCTGCTGGGCTGTGGTCTCCTCATCCTCTTGTCTTATGCCTTCATCGTGGCCGCCATCTTGAGGATCCCTTCAGCCGAGGGCCGGCACAAAGCCTTCTCCACGTGTGCGTCCCACCTCACCGTGGTGGTCGTGCACTACGGCTTTGCCTCTGTCATCTACCTCAAGCCCAAGGGTCCCCAGTCTCTGGAAGGAGACACGCTGATGGGCATCACCTACACAGTCCTCACTCCCTTCCTGAGCCCCATCATCTTCAGTCTCAGGAACAAGGAGCTGAAGATCGCCATGAAAAAGACCTTCCTCAGCAAGCTGTACCCCTCCAGCGTCTGA